One window of the Streptomyces asoensis genome contains the following:
- the urtA gene encoding urea ABC transporter substrate-binding protein yields MSGLSISRRGLLAGISAVGASAALSACGAKTGEGSSTDAAGASADTSGSTVKVGLLNSLSGTMAISEVTVHNALLLAIKEINAAGGVLGKKLKAVSQDGASDWPTFAEKAEALIKDDKVAATFGCWTSASRKAVKPVFERYKSPLFYPVQYEGLEESPYIFYIGATTNQQIVPALDYLKKQGLTKLYLVGSDYVFPRTANKIIKAYAKAKGMTVVGEDYAPLGSTEFGTIVNKVKDSGADAVFNTLNGDSNVAFFKEYKSSGLTAKSMPVLSVSIAEEEVKSIGTQYLQDQLTAWNYYETTPGAANTKFVAAYQAEYGKDKPTSDPMEAAYISVYLWKAMVEKAGSFDVAKVKAASDGITFDAPEGKVTVDGASQHVYKTARIGKVGADGLITEVWNSGGPIKPDPYLKGYDWASGLS; encoded by the coding sequence ATGTCCGGGCTCAGCATCAGCAGGCGTGGCCTGTTGGCCGGTATCTCGGCGGTCGGCGCCTCCGCCGCCCTCAGCGCCTGTGGCGCCAAGACGGGTGAAGGCTCCTCGACGGACGCGGCCGGCGCCTCCGCCGACACCTCCGGCAGCACGGTCAAGGTCGGTCTGCTGAACTCCCTGTCGGGCACGATGGCCATCAGTGAAGTCACCGTCCACAACGCCCTGTTGCTCGCGATCAAGGAGATCAACGCGGCCGGCGGCGTACTCGGCAAGAAGCTCAAGGCCGTCAGTCAGGACGGCGCCTCCGACTGGCCCACCTTCGCGGAGAAGGCCGAGGCCCTGATCAAGGACGACAAGGTCGCGGCCACCTTCGGCTGCTGGACCTCGGCCAGCCGCAAGGCCGTCAAACCGGTCTTCGAGCGGTACAAGTCGCCGCTGTTCTACCCCGTGCAGTACGAGGGCCTGGAGGAGTCGCCGTACATCTTCTACATCGGCGCGACCACCAATCAGCAGATCGTCCCGGCCCTCGACTATCTCAAGAAGCAGGGCCTGACCAAGCTCTATCTGGTCGGCAGCGACTATGTGTTCCCGCGCACCGCCAACAAGATCATCAAGGCCTATGCGAAGGCCAAGGGAATGACCGTGGTCGGCGAGGACTACGCGCCGCTCGGCTCCACGGAGTTCGGCACCATCGTCAACAAGGTCAAGGACTCCGGCGCGGACGCCGTGTTCAACACCCTCAACGGCGACAGCAACGTGGCCTTCTTCAAGGAGTACAAGTCCTCCGGGCTGACCGCGAAGAGCATGCCGGTGCTGTCGGTCTCCATCGCCGAGGAAGAGGTGAAGAGCATCGGCACCCAGTACCTCCAGGACCAGCTGACCGCGTGGAACTACTACGAGACGACACCCGGCGCGGCCAACACCAAGTTCGTGGCGGCCTACCAGGCCGAGTACGGCAAGGACAAGCCGACCAGCGACCCGATGGAGGCCGCCTACATCTCCGTATACCTGTGGAAGGCGATGGTCGAGAAGGCCGGCTCCTTCGACGTCGCCAAGGTCAAGGCGGCCTCGGACGGCATCACCTTCGACGCCCCGGAGGGCAAGGTGACCGTCGACGGCGCGAGCCAGCACGTCTACAAGACGGCCAGGATCGGCAAGGTCGGCGCGGACGGCCTGATCACCGAGGTCTGGAACTCGGGCGGCCCGATCAAGCCGGACCCGTACCTCAAGGGCTACGACTGGGCCTCCGGCCTGTCCTGA
- a CDS encoding ABC transporter substrate-binding protein — MSKKRPVAVALAGALCLVTTACGADSSTDTAGGSGDKASAAAAKSGYPVTLENCGVSEKFGEAPSRVVVMNGASVAEVSTLLSLGLQDKIVANQQSYGMSEVAGRAAAIKALPTGDVKLNDAYDIPREAMIGLRPDLVLSTTSYGFDEKNGFATREQLTQVGANTYVSPQGCDQDTTKMTIADSYTLLRDLGKVFNVGDRAEKIVAASEKHIADVAAKVKGEQQPKVMVLFSNMAMGGNDFSSVVAKGIYNDILAKAGGSNAFASASETSFADLSKEKVAATDVDALVVIGYNDPDPAAYAEKLLKEFPQWPAAKNNTYVALSDSMYLGPSNDLAVAKIAEMLHPDKF, encoded by the coding sequence ATGTCGAAGAAACGGCCGGTCGCCGTCGCCCTGGCCGGCGCCCTCTGTCTGGTCACCACGGCGTGCGGCGCCGACTCCTCGACCGACACGGCCGGCGGCAGCGGCGACAAGGCGTCCGCGGCCGCCGCGAAGTCCGGCTACCCGGTGACGCTCGAGAACTGCGGGGTCTCCGAGAAGTTCGGCGAGGCGCCGAGCCGGGTCGTCGTCATGAACGGCGCCTCGGTCGCCGAGGTCTCCACGCTCCTCTCCCTCGGCCTCCAGGACAAGATCGTGGCCAACCAGCAGAGCTACGGCATGTCCGAGGTCGCGGGACGAGCCGCCGCCATCAAGGCGCTGCCCACCGGTGACGTCAAGCTCAACGACGCCTACGACATCCCGCGCGAGGCGATGATCGGACTGCGCCCGGACCTGGTGCTGTCCACGACCTCGTACGGCTTCGACGAGAAGAACGGCTTCGCCACCCGGGAGCAGTTGACGCAGGTCGGCGCCAACACATATGTCTCACCGCAGGGTTGCGACCAGGACACCACGAAGATGACCATCGCCGACAGCTACACGCTGCTGCGTGACCTGGGCAAGGTCTTCAACGTCGGCGACCGGGCCGAGAAGATCGTCGCCGCGTCGGAGAAGCACATCGCCGACGTCGCCGCGAAGGTGAAGGGCGAGCAACAGCCCAAGGTCATGGTGCTGTTCTCCAACATGGCCATGGGCGGCAACGACTTCAGCTCGGTCGTCGCCAAGGGCATCTACAACGACATCCTGGCCAAGGCCGGCGGCTCCAACGCCTTCGCGTCCGCCTCCGAGACCTCCTTCGCCGACCTGAGCAAGGAGAAGGTGGCCGCCACCGACGTCGACGCCCTCGTCGTCATCGGCTACAACGACCCCGACCCGGCCGCATACGCCGAGAAACTGCTGAAGGAGTTCCCCCAGTGGCCCGCCGCGAAGAACAACACGTACGTGGCCCTGTCGGACTCGATGTACCTCGGCCCGAGCAACGACCTGGCGGTCGCGAAGATCGCCGAGATGCTGCACCCCGACAAGTTCTGA
- the urtB gene encoding urea ABC transporter permease subunit UrtB yields the protein MTVILNQSFTGISIGAVLLLIALGLTLTFGQMGVINMAHGEFIMTGAYTTYVLQKSISNAGVSLLVALPVAFLVAGAMGALLEWLLIRRLYTRPLDTLLVTWGVSLMLQQLARDVFGAPNVQTHAPDLLTGNISMGGVTFASSRLFILGLALLSVLALTIVLRLTPLGRRIRAVVQNRDLAEVSGIATGRVDRVTFFIGSGLAGVAGVALTLVGPIGPTMGTNYIVDAFLVVVVGGIGQLKGSVLTAFALGVLQSVLEYSTTVSVAKVIVLVAIVAFLQWRPQGLYTLRTRSLA from the coding sequence ATGACGGTCATCCTCAACCAGTCCTTCACCGGCATCAGCATCGGCGCAGTCCTCCTGCTCATCGCGCTCGGCCTGACCCTGACCTTCGGTCAGATGGGCGTGATCAACATGGCGCACGGCGAGTTCATCATGACCGGCGCCTACACCACGTACGTCCTCCAGAAGTCCATCAGCAACGCGGGCGTCTCGCTGCTCGTCGCCCTGCCGGTGGCCTTCCTGGTGGCCGGCGCCATGGGCGCGCTGCTGGAGTGGCTGCTCATCCGGCGCCTCTACACCCGCCCGCTGGACACCCTGCTGGTCACCTGGGGCGTCTCGCTCATGCTCCAGCAGCTCGCCCGGGACGTCTTCGGCGCCCCCAACGTGCAGACCCACGCCCCGGACCTGCTCACCGGCAACATCTCGATGGGCGGCGTCACCTTCGCCAGCAGCCGTCTGTTCATCCTCGGTCTGGCCCTGCTCAGCGTCCTCGCCCTCACGATCGTCCTGCGGCTCACCCCGCTCGGCCGCCGGATCCGGGCCGTCGTACAGAACCGCGACCTCGCCGAGGTGTCCGGCATCGCCACCGGCCGGGTCGACCGCGTGACCTTCTTCATCGGCTCGGGCCTCGCGGGCGTGGCCGGCGTCGCGCTCACCCTGGTCGGCCCGATCGGCCCGACGATGGGCACCAACTACATCGTCGACGCCTTCCTGGTCGTCGTCGTGGGCGGTATCGGGCAGCTCAAGGGCAGCGTGCTCACCGCCTTCGCGCTCGGCGTGCTCCAGTCGGTCCTCGAGTACTCGACGACGGTCAGCGTCGCCAAGGTCATCGTGCT
- a CDS encoding non-ribosomal peptide synthetase, translating into MTVRRPLPPAQEGVWTGQRLDPDSPAYNTAEYVHIHGPVDAAVFDEALHLVVAETEALHVVYGVDDQGRPWETDAPAGDWRLHTADLSAEPDPHAAALAWMDADLARPVDLTRGPVFGHALLRIAGEEHLWYHRVHHIALDGFGLSLVARRVAEVYTALTAGQAVRDSGFGTLASVRDEERAYRESPRFAEDRAYWTDRFADRPPVVTQAGRAALPGRTFHRRVVDLDAARTEVLRAVARDLKVTWSELLLAVTVARLHRTTGAPEMILSLPVMGRLGSVSLRVPCMVRNILPLRVTVAASDSLRDLADRISRELRAGLPHQRYRYEQLRRDLRLLGGQRRLSGPGVNIMPFAYDLRFAGHRSTVHNVSAGPVDDLSVNVYDRSEGAGLRIAVDAHPDLYDTADVAAFQDGLLALLAAAVAAPDRALGELRARETVPVLDGGPLPGPARPVLGLIAEQAARSGGSVAVEHDGRSVTYAELLGSAQDLARRLAVRGVGPGDLVAITLPRGIDAVTAVLGVLLRGAAYCPFDPTAPQARGAGLLEEVRPALVLTADAYADVMADDRPDPDTAPPAAPTPDDLAYVLHTSGSTGRPKGVEIGHRALAHFVAGASHRYGPRRDDRVLGFAPPHFDTSVEEIFLTLCAGATLVVRTDDMTDSVPAFLDACARLRISFLDLPTAYWHEVAHAVSTGAAALPAEVRTVVIGGEAALPERVDRWREAVGTSVRLLNTYGPTEATVVATVADLHDPDLAPGDVPIGLPLPGTGAAVVDGELHLLGDNLALGYRGDRPPDAARFAPLHALPGAPRAYRTGDLVRIGDDGQLRHLGRSDTEFKISGHRVHPAEVESVLLGHPGVRDAVVVGQVLQGGTRRLAAYVVPDGPAPAVAAIREHLRAALPAAMIPSAVEFLDHLPRTSSGKTDRHALATKLPATRTTVSATLEHTVAAAWQQVLGAPTLSAQDDVFELGAQSLQAIQVANRLGVALGREVRVAWLFQHPTAAELARFLEQRARPVTVGLPETLLADAVLDPGVRPGDGPRAGGTPDRILLTGATGFVGVHLLAELLTSTGAEIVCTVRAPSSAAATERVQRALDTHRIGLTDALRDRVTAVPADLTRPRLGLDEEEFAELARTCDTILHNAANVSILREYATLRAANTESTRELLRLAAPRSIPLHFVSTLSVAPPLALAAEIPEAFLPPHPGLRYGYQQSKWAAEELLRQAAERGLPVTVHRLGRIVGPAVTGHVNERDFLWSVLRAGIPAGLVPDLFEEEIWTPVDHIAEALVQLCLRPSGAATVFNHAATPPVRLSDVYDWLEEYGYPLRRLTLDRWRAELPRSSGTAATTLAFFDARDADPGDATGPDLRLGRVRADNVVNGLRTGGITCPPVGRDLVHRYLDHCVTTGKLPAPARRRHRPTTPAK; encoded by the coding sequence CGCGGCCCCGTCTTCGGCCACGCCCTGCTGCGGATCGCGGGGGAGGAACACCTCTGGTACCACCGCGTCCACCACATCGCCCTCGACGGCTTCGGCCTGTCGCTGGTCGCCCGCCGGGTCGCCGAGGTGTACACCGCCCTCACAGCGGGGCAGGCGGTACGGGACAGCGGCTTCGGCACCCTGGCCTCGGTGCGGGACGAGGAGCGCGCCTACCGCGAGTCGCCCCGCTTCGCCGAGGACCGCGCCTACTGGACGGACCGGTTCGCGGACCGGCCGCCCGTGGTGACCCAGGCCGGCCGCGCCGCGCTGCCCGGGCGCACCTTCCACCGACGGGTCGTCGACCTGGACGCGGCGCGGACGGAGGTCCTGCGTGCCGTCGCCCGCGACCTGAAGGTGACCTGGTCCGAGCTGCTGCTGGCCGTCACGGTGGCCCGGCTGCACCGGACGACCGGCGCCCCGGAGATGATCCTCAGCCTGCCGGTGATGGGCCGCCTCGGCTCCGTCTCCCTCCGCGTCCCCTGCATGGTCCGCAACATCCTGCCGCTGCGGGTGACGGTCGCCGCCTCGGACAGCCTGCGCGACCTCGCCGACCGCATCTCGCGCGAACTGCGGGCCGGACTGCCGCACCAGCGCTACCGCTACGAACAACTGCGGCGCGACCTCAGACTCCTCGGCGGGCAGCGGCGGCTGTCCGGCCCGGGCGTCAACATCATGCCCTTCGCCTACGACCTCCGGTTCGCCGGACACCGCAGCACGGTCCACAACGTCTCCGCCGGCCCCGTCGACGACCTGTCCGTCAACGTCTACGACCGCTCCGAGGGCGCCGGCCTGCGCATCGCCGTGGACGCCCACCCCGACCTCTACGACACGGCGGACGTCGCCGCGTTCCAGGATGGGCTGCTCGCCCTGCTCGCGGCGGCCGTCGCCGCTCCCGACCGGGCGCTGGGCGAGCTGCGCGCCCGCGAGACCGTCCCGGTCCTGGACGGCGGGCCGCTGCCCGGCCCGGCACGTCCGGTGCTCGGGCTGATCGCCGAGCAGGCCGCCCGGAGCGGCGGATCGGTCGCCGTCGAGCACGACGGCCGCAGCGTGACGTACGCGGAACTCCTCGGCTCCGCGCAGGACCTCGCCCGCCGACTGGCCGTCCGGGGGGTGGGCCCCGGGGACCTCGTGGCCATCACCCTGCCACGCGGCATCGACGCCGTCACCGCCGTCCTCGGCGTCCTGCTCCGCGGGGCCGCCTACTGCCCGTTCGACCCGACCGCACCACAGGCGCGCGGGGCGGGGTTGCTGGAGGAGGTCCGGCCCGCGCTGGTCCTGACGGCCGACGCCTACGCCGACGTGATGGCCGACGACCGGCCGGACCCCGACACGGCTCCACCGGCCGCACCGACGCCGGACGACCTCGCCTATGTGCTGCACACCTCCGGTTCCACCGGCCGCCCCAAGGGCGTCGAGATCGGTCACCGGGCCCTCGCCCACTTCGTCGCCGGCGCCTCGCACCGCTACGGACCGCGACGCGACGACCGGGTGCTCGGGTTCGCGCCCCCGCACTTCGACACCAGCGTCGAGGAAATCTTCCTCACCCTGTGCGCGGGCGCCACGCTCGTGGTCCGCACCGACGACATGACCGACTCGGTCCCCGCCTTCCTGGACGCCTGTGCCCGGCTGCGGATCAGCTTCCTCGACCTGCCCACCGCGTACTGGCACGAGGTGGCCCACGCCGTCTCGACCGGAGCCGCCGCCCTCCCCGCCGAGGTGCGGACCGTCGTCATCGGCGGCGAGGCCGCCCTGCCCGAACGGGTCGACCGCTGGCGCGAGGCCGTAGGCACGTCCGTGCGGCTGCTGAACACCTACGGCCCGACCGAGGCCACCGTGGTCGCCACCGTCGCCGACCTCCACGATCCCGACCTCGCCCCCGGTGACGTACCCATCGGGCTACCGCTGCCCGGCACCGGCGCGGCGGTCGTCGACGGCGAACTCCACCTCCTGGGCGACAACCTGGCCCTCGGCTACCGGGGGGACCGGCCCCCGGACGCCGCCCGCTTCGCCCCTCTCCACGCCCTGCCCGGAGCCCCCCGCGCCTATCGCACCGGCGACCTGGTCCGCATCGGCGACGACGGGCAACTGCGCCATCTGGGCCGCTCGGACACCGAGTTCAAGATCAGCGGACACCGGGTGCACCCCGCCGAGGTGGAGAGCGTCCTCCTGGGTCATCCGGGAGTGCGCGACGCCGTCGTCGTGGGGCAGGTGCTTCAGGGCGGGACACGGCGCCTGGCGGCGTACGTCGTGCCGGACGGACCCGCTCCGGCGGTGGCCGCGATCCGGGAGCACCTGCGCGCGGCGCTGCCCGCGGCGATGATCCCGTCGGCGGTCGAGTTCCTGGACCACCTGCCCCGGACGAGCTCGGGGAAGACCGACCGGCACGCGCTCGCGACGAAACTCCCCGCCACCCGGACCACGGTGTCCGCCACGCTGGAACACACCGTCGCCGCCGCCTGGCAACAGGTGCTCGGGGCGCCGACCCTGTCCGCGCAGGACGACGTGTTCGAGCTGGGCGCCCAGTCCCTCCAGGCCATCCAGGTCGCCAACCGCCTCGGCGTCGCACTCGGCCGGGAAGTGAGGGTCGCCTGGCTCTTCCAGCATCCGACCGCCGCCGAACTGGCCCGTTTCCTGGAGCAGCGGGCGCGGCCGGTGACGGTCGGCCTTCCGGAGACCCTGCTCGCCGACGCCGTCCTCGACCCCGGTGTCCGTCCCGGCGACGGTCCCCGGGCGGGCGGCACACCGGATCGGATCCTGCTCACCGGCGCCACCGGATTCGTCGGCGTCCACCTGCTGGCGGAGCTTCTGACGAGCACCGGCGCCGAGATCGTCTGTACCGTCCGCGCCCCGAGCTCCGCAGCGGCCACCGAGCGTGTCCAACGGGCCCTGGACACGCATCGGATCGGCCTCACGGACGCGCTGCGCGACCGGGTCACGGCGGTCCCCGCGGACCTCACCCGCCCTCGACTCGGCCTGGACGAAGAGGAGTTCGCCGAACTCGCCCGCACCTGCGACACGATCCTCCACAACGCGGCGAACGTCAGCATCCTGCGCGAGTACGCCACCCTCCGCGCCGCCAACACCGAATCGACCAGGGAACTGTTGCGCCTGGCGGCCCCGCGCTCGATCCCCCTGCACTTCGTGTCGACCCTCTCCGTCGCCCCGCCGCTCGCCCTGGCCGCCGAGATACCCGAGGCGTTCCTCCCACCCCACCCCGGACTGCGCTACGGCTACCAGCAGTCGAAGTGGGCGGCCGAAGAGCTGCTGCGCCAGGCCGCCGAGCGGGGCCTGCCGGTCACCGTGCACCGGCTCGGCCGGATCGTCGGCCCGGCCGTCACCGGCCATGTGAACGAACGGGACTTCCTCTGGAGCGTGCTGCGCGCCGGGATCCCCGCCGGCCTCGTCCCCGACCTCTTCGAGGAGGAGATCTGGACACCGGTCGACCACATCGCCGAGGCACTCGTCCAACTCTGCCTCCGGCCTTCGGGCGCGGCGACCGTCTTCAACCATGCCGCCACGCCCCCGGTGCGGCTGAGCGACGTCTACGACTGGCTGGAGGAGTACGGCTACCCGCTGCGGCGACTGACCCTGGACCGGTGGCGTGCCGAGTTGCCGCGTTCCTCCGGTACAGCAGCGACCACGCTCGCCTTCTTCGACGCCCGGGACGCGGACCCGGGCGATGCCACCGGCCCCGACCTGCGCCTGGGACGGGTCCGCGCCGACAACGTCGTGAACGGACTGCGCACCGGCGGCATCACCTGCCCGCCCGTCGGCAGGGACCTCGTCCACCGCTACCTCGACCACTGCGTCACCACGGGCAAGCTGCCCGCTCCCGCCCGGCGGCGGCACCGTCCGACAACTCCCGCGAAGTAA
- a CDS encoding FecCD family ABC transporter permease, which produces MVVAVSIGAVTIPLADVWGVLVHHLTGRGSAGDPALDQIVWTFRAPRVALAALVGAGLAVAGAVLQTLVSNPLADPVVLGFSYGASLGAVLVITLGGAALGGLGGLGVSGAAFVGALAAGALVFALGQRQGRLAPTRLVLAGVAVGYVLLSVTSFVQLLATPTELRTVMFWMLGSVAGAQWSQLPTVTVVVLTSTALLTLFGRRLNALLAGDESATALGVDVNRLRAVLLVISALLTGTVIAVAGGVGFVGLMIPHLVRLTVGADHRRLLPLSALLGAVYLVVVDLLSRTVNRPNELPLGILTALLGAPFFLWLLRRNKGLDTV; this is translated from the coding sequence ATGGTGGTGGCGGTGAGCATCGGCGCGGTCACCATCCCCCTCGCCGACGTGTGGGGCGTCCTCGTCCACCACCTCACCGGCCGGGGCAGCGCCGGCGACCCGGCGCTGGACCAGATCGTGTGGACCTTCCGGGCCCCTCGGGTCGCCCTGGCCGCCCTGGTCGGCGCGGGCCTGGCCGTCGCCGGGGCGGTGCTCCAGACCCTGGTCTCCAACCCGCTCGCCGACCCCGTCGTCCTCGGCTTCTCCTACGGCGCCTCGCTCGGTGCCGTGCTGGTCATCACCCTCGGCGGGGCGGCGCTCGGCGGTCTGGGCGGACTCGGTGTGTCGGGCGCGGCGTTCGTCGGCGCGCTGGCGGCCGGCGCCCTGGTGTTCGCCCTCGGGCAGCGACAGGGACGGCTCGCCCCCACCCGGCTGGTGCTGGCGGGAGTCGCGGTCGGCTATGTCCTGCTGTCCGTGACCAGCTTCGTCCAGCTGCTCGCGACGCCCACCGAACTGCGCACGGTCATGTTCTGGATGCTGGGCAGCGTCGCCGGCGCCCAGTGGAGCCAACTGCCGACCGTCACGGTGGTGGTCCTGACGAGCACGGCCCTGCTGACCCTGTTCGGACGGCGGCTCAACGCCCTGCTCGCCGGCGACGAGTCCGCCACCGCGCTCGGCGTGGACGTCAACCGGCTGCGCGCCGTCCTGCTGGTCATCAGCGCCCTCCTGACCGGCACCGTCATCGCCGTCGCGGGCGGTGTCGGCTTCGTCGGTCTGATGATCCCCCACCTGGTCCGCCTCACCGTCGGCGCCGACCACCGTCGGCTGCTGCCGCTGAGCGCGCTGCTGGGCGCCGTCTACCTGGTCGTGGTGGACCTGCTCTCCCGTACCGTCAACCGCCCCAACGAACTGCCGCTGGGCATCCTCACCGCCCTGCTCGGCGCCCCCTTCTTCCTGTGGCTGCTGCGCCGCAACAAGGGCCTGGACACCGTATGA
- a CDS encoding ABC transporter ATP-binding protein: MKLSVDQLHITLDHKAILRAVNLEAAKGDIVGLVGPNGSGKSTLLRTVYRSLRPADGVVRVGGDDVWELSARAAARRTAAVLQDAGTTTGLTVTEIVALGRTPHHGLLGRDGAEDREAVAEAVTRCGVTPFAHRDYATLSGGERQRVLLARALAQRPRLLVLDELTNHLDIRARFELLHLIRGTGITTLAVLHDLDLAARLCDHLVVLHEGAVVAAGPVLEVLTPDLLRDVFGVRGDTERHADGVVRITYAAEPLALDREAEPAER; the protein is encoded by the coding sequence ATGAAGCTGAGCGTGGACCAGCTCCACATCACCCTGGACCACAAGGCGATCCTCCGCGCGGTGAACCTGGAGGCGGCGAAGGGCGACATCGTCGGACTCGTCGGCCCCAACGGCAGTGGCAAGTCCACCCTGCTGCGCACGGTCTACCGCTCGCTGCGCCCCGCCGACGGGGTGGTGCGGGTGGGCGGTGACGACGTGTGGGAACTGTCGGCCCGCGCCGCGGCCCGTCGCACGGCGGCCGTCCTCCAGGACGCCGGCACCACCACCGGCCTGACCGTGACCGAGATCGTCGCGCTCGGCCGCACCCCCCATCACGGCCTGCTGGGCCGCGACGGCGCCGAGGACCGCGAGGCGGTGGCCGAGGCGGTCACCCGCTGCGGAGTCACCCCCTTCGCACACCGGGACTACGCGACCCTGTCCGGCGGCGAACGCCAACGCGTCCTGCTGGCCCGTGCCCTCGCCCAGCGCCCGCGGCTGCTCGTCCTGGACGAACTCACCAACCACCTGGACATCCGCGCCCGGTTCGAACTGCTCCACCTCATCCGCGGCACCGGCATCACCACCCTCGCCGTCCTGCACGACCTCGACCTGGCCGCCCGCCTCTGCGACCACCTCGTGGTGCTGCACGAGGGCGCCGTGGTGGCGGCGGGCCCCGTCCTGGAGGTCCTGACCCCGGACCTCCTGCGTGACGTGTTCGGCGTACGGGGCGACACGGAACGGCATGCCGACGGCGTCGTCCGCATCACCTACGCGGCCGAGCCGCTCGCCCTGGACCGGGAGGCCGAGCCCGCCGAGCGGTGA
- a CDS encoding substrate-binding domain-containing protein, with the protein MHRPVRLRTHEWFTVDDSTLNVALVYPMQGPAGVFGPTCETCARLAAEEINKSGGVLGKELRLLEVDGGAEPQQVAEDVEALVATGAVQGVTGWHISSVRQAMAPRIAHRVPYVYTALYEGGERTDGVYLTSETPASQLLPAMRLLTEARGVRRWFVVGNNYVWPRRTARAARRYARDSRGRVCGEAYLPLGADDFQDVLGRIERADADAVLMLLVGSDAVRFNRAFAAAGLDQRCLRLSTLMDENMLLGSGPEATVDLWSTAGFFASLADQNTMDFHGRYADRFGVAAPTPGSLGESCYEGVLLLAALIERARTVDVTAIGAAADTVSYEGPRGLLGLEGRHVRQRIYLAQADGLDFNVLAQLRAPHELS; encoded by the coding sequence ATGCACCGGCCCGTCCGTCTTCGTACCCACGAGTGGTTCACGGTCGACGACTCGACCCTGAACGTCGCGCTCGTGTACCCGATGCAGGGGCCCGCCGGGGTGTTCGGACCCACCTGTGAGACCTGCGCCCGGCTGGCCGCGGAGGAGATCAACAAGTCGGGCGGAGTGCTCGGCAAGGAGCTGCGGCTCCTCGAGGTCGACGGGGGCGCCGAGCCGCAGCAGGTCGCGGAGGACGTGGAGGCCCTCGTGGCCACCGGGGCGGTGCAGGGGGTCACGGGCTGGCACATCTCCTCGGTGCGCCAGGCGATGGCTCCGCGGATCGCGCACCGGGTGCCGTACGTCTACACCGCGCTGTACGAGGGCGGCGAGCGCACCGACGGCGTCTACCTGACCAGCGAGACCCCCGCCTCGCAACTGCTGCCCGCCATGCGGCTGCTCACCGAGGCCCGGGGCGTGCGCCGCTGGTTCGTCGTCGGCAACAACTACGTCTGGCCCCGGCGCACCGCCCGGGCCGCCCGCCGCTACGCACGCGACTCCCGCGGCCGGGTGTGCGGCGAGGCGTACCTCCCGCTGGGCGCCGACGACTTCCAGGACGTGCTGGGCCGGATCGAGCGGGCCGACGCCGACGCCGTACTGATGCTGCTGGTCGGCAGCGACGCGGTCCGCTTCAACCGGGCCTTCGCCGCCGCCGGGCTCGACCAGCGCTGTCTCAGGCTGAGCACGCTGATGGACGAGAACATGCTGCTGGGCAGCGGCCCCGAGGCCACCGTCGACCTCTGGAGCACGGCCGGTTTCTTCGCCTCACTCGCCGACCAGAACACCATGGACTTCCACGGCCGGTACGCCGACCGCTTCGGGGTGGCGGCCCCGACCCCGGGCAGTCTCGGCGAGTCCTGCTACGAGGGCGTGCTGCTGCTCGCGGCGCTCATCGAACGAGCCCGCACCGTGGACGTGACCGCCATCGGGGCCGCCGCCGACACCGTTTCGTACGAGGGTCCGCGGGGCCTGCTCGGCCTGGAGGGCCGGCATGTGCGCCAGCGCATCTATCTGGCGCAGGCGGACGGTCTCGACTTCAACGTCCTCGCTCAACTGCGCGCTCCGCACGAGTTGTCGTAG
- a CDS encoding MarR family winged helix-turn-helix transcriptional regulator, with the protein MARRPQELLRLLTRAERLAARRLQSVLEEFDCSVEAWWVLDLLSDGQGHHMTALADHAFMPAPSATKLIDQLVDQNLVFRRVDPADRRRVLAYLTPRGMERRQQLVREVRADRAEWEPLLGEERGERLEVLLDRLADVLEDGSGATTTRAERAVERGR; encoded by the coding sequence ATGGCGAGACGGCCCCAGGAACTGCTCCGTCTGCTGACCCGGGCCGAGCGCCTCGCCGCCCGCCGACTCCAGTCCGTGCTGGAGGAGTTCGACTGCTCGGTGGAGGCGTGGTGGGTGCTGGACCTGCTCTCGGACGGGCAGGGACACCACATGACGGCCCTCGCCGACCACGCCTTCATGCCCGCCCCCAGCGCCACCAAGCTGATCGACCAACTCGTCGACCAGAACCTGGTGTTCCGCCGGGTCGACCCCGCCGACCGGCGCCGCGTCCTGGCCTACCTCACCCCGCGGGGCATGGAGCGCCGGCAGCAACTGGTCCGCGAGGTGCGGGCCGACCGGGCGGAGTGGGAGCCACTGCTGGGGGAAGAGCGCGGCGAACGGCTGGAAGTCCTGCTGGACCGGCTGGCCGACGTGCTCGAGGACGGCAGCGGCGCTACGACAACTCGTGCGGAGCGCGCAGTTGAGCGAGGACGTTGA